The following DNA comes from Pirellulales bacterium.
CCCCTAGTGACGAGTGGGTTTTCATCACCTCAAATTCCGCCGCACTTAACAGACCAGGCTTAAGCAACACATGGTCGGGGATGCCTACTTTTCCAATATCGTGTAAGGGGCTGGTGGCGTAAATCAATCGCACGTATTCGGCATCAATCTCATCAGCATATTCAGGCTCACTAGCTAGCTGCTGCGCAAGCACCCGACAATAGCGCCGCACTCGATACAGATGGGACCCAGTTTCCGGATCGCGTGATTCGGCTAACTTCGCCAAAGCAAAGATGGTGACCTCGCGTGTTTCCAGCGATAACACCCGTTCGCCCCCCTGCACGCGCACCACTAACTCCGCCGAATCAAAAGGCTTGGTGATGAAATCGTCAGCACCGGCAGAAAGGCCCTCGACGGTTTCCTCAGGACTATCGCGGCTAGTCAGCAGAATCACATAAATGTAACCGGGAAATTCTCCGCGTCGAATGGCCTGGCACAACTCAACACCATTCATAAAAGGCATTTCCCAATCGGTAATAACCAACCGGCAAGTGCCAGCGCGAAGAATTTCCAGAGCCTCTGTGCCGTCGTTGGCAGTGAGCACCTCGAATCCGGCATGACGCAAGGTATTTGCGAGCATTTCGCGCGAGATTTCGTCGTCTTCTACAATCAGCACAACCATAATGAATCTGACAATTATTCAGTCAATGTTTTCTCAATCGTCGAGAATCGGTCCCGGATAATCTCCAAGCAACGACGAGATGCTTCCTTCACCAACAGTAATTTATCTTGCGCAAGTATGCCATTATCTTTTCGGCAAGCGGCTTCGAGATCGCTGGCGCATTGTCGCAAGGATCCCGCGGAAAGATTAGCCGCTAAGCCTTTGATGGCATGCGCCTGTGACGCAGCCTTCACTAGGAATCCATGCAAAATCGATTCTTCCAATTGAGCCAGATCGGAGGGGAGGTGTTCTATAAGTTTCCAAAGTATGCGTTGGACAAAATCAAGATTCCCCAAACAGCGCTGTGTCAGTTCTTCAAAGTTAATGGGAGCATTGTGATCACATTCAGATGCTTGCGAATGGATCGCAAACGGAGTCTGAGAAGTGCAGTTGTCTTGCGATATTTGTGATTGTTTCTCTACTCGCGTACGATCCATTCCCATCGCCGACTTCAAAATTCCGTCCAACAACTCGACAAGCTTCAGCGAATCTAGCGGTTTGGTCAGATAATCATCCATGCCGGCGGCCAAACATATCTCACGATCTCCTGCTACAGCATTCGCCGTGAGTGCCACGATCGGCACGCGGTAACAGCGCTCTCGCAATGCGCCCTGCGACTCAAGCCTGCGAATTTCCTGTGTCGCCGTCAGGCCGTCCATTTCCGGCATCTGGCAATCCATGAGCACCACATCGTAGGGTTGGGCCAGTAGACGTTCGATTGCTTCGCGGCCTGTGGTTGCTACCTCGCATCGAAAGCCCGCCCCTTGCAGAATTTCCAATGCCACAGCGCGATTAATTTCATTGTCCTCGGCGAGCAAAAGCCTACACTGTGATCGGGAGCTGTTGCTCTTTGTTGTTAATTTTGATTGCGGCATCTCAGCCGAGACTGATGCGGCATGAGTTGCGACCTGTTTGTACACCGTCGGTGCAGCAGCCGTTACGCCGCAACAATGTTTGCTTGCTACGGTTATAATTGCATCCAGGAGCCGCGATTGGCGTACGGGCTTGGTCAAAAAATCTGCGATATCCAGGTGATCGATATCGACATTCGCGGGCGCCATCGAAAGCGATGTCAACATCACCAGCGGGAGCGAGCGAAGTATTTCCTCGGCGCGGATGTGACGAGCCAGCTCAAAGCCATTCATTTTCGGCATATTGCCGTCGAGAACAGCAAGCGCAAACGGTCTGCCACGCATGGCGGCGTTGCGCAACATTTCCAATGCGGTTTGTCCATCAGGAGCTAGATTGGCACGAAAATGCCAATTGGATAATTGGCGGAACAAGATTTCGCGGTTTGTGGCATTATCATCCACCACCAAAATGCGCATGCCTTCCAACTCCACTGGCAACGTGTTTTGTTCCAAAACGGGCTCGATTTGTTTCTGGAGTGGCA
Coding sequences within:
- a CDS encoding HD domain-containing phosphohydrolase; the encoded protein is MVVLIVEDDEISREMLANTLRHAGFEVLTANDGTEALEILRAGTCRLVITDWEMPFMNGVELCQAIRRGEFPGYIYVILLTSRDSPEETVEGLSAGADDFITKPFDSAELVVRVQGGERVLSLETREVTIFALAKLAESRDPETGSHLYRVRRYCRVLAQQLASEPEYADEIDAEYVRLIYATSPLHDIGKVGIPDHVLLKPGLLSAAEFEVMKTHSSLGAETLGAALEQYPQAKFLKMARDIAATHHEHWDGSGYPNGLAGKQIPLCGRIVAVADVYDALCSKRVYKEAYGHEVARSIIIDAAGKHFDPGIVKAFLACEDQFVAIHQQFCDLNKAETGTALAPLR
- a CDS encoding response regulator, producing MDACEKPSIALQNRRFVAFQASSPPIATREQAVEALRQAEAKYRSIYENAVEGIFQTTREGNYLSANPALARIYGYQNPQELIESIGDIERQLYVDPKRRDEFIRLMENPGFVTNFESEIYRRDGTITWISESARAVRDARGELEYYEGTVVDISERKQSERLSREKEAAEAANRAKSQFLANMSHELRTPLNGVIGMLDLLADSALSPQQQRYATIARSSADLLLSVINQILDFSKIEAGKLELESINFDLRSLIESALEMLAPKAEQKGLELALNMSPELPSAVRGDPHRLRQVMVNLLNNAIKFTRQGQVQVRLMLESETDQGCVIRVAVEDTGIGIPADRLGRLFQSFSQIDASTTRQFGGTGLGLIISKQLVELMGGMIGVKSQFNSGSTFWFRLPLQKQIEPVLEQNTLPVELEGMRILVVDDNATNREILFRQLSNWHFRANLAPDGQTALEMLRNAAMRGRPFALAVLDGNMPKMNGFELARHIRAEEILRSLPLVMLTSLSMAPANVDIDHLDIADFLTKPVRQSRLLDAIITVASKHCCGVTAAAPTVYKQVATHAASVSAEMPQSKLTTKSNSSRSQCRLLLAEDNEINRAVALEILQGAGFRCEVATTGREAIERLLAQPYDVVLMDCQMPEMDGLTATQEIRRLESQGALRERCYRVPIVALTANAVAGDREICLAAGMDDYLTKPLDSLKLVELLDGILKSAMGMDRTRVEKQSQISQDNCTSQTPFAIHSQASECDHNAPINFEELTQRCLGNLDFVQRILWKLIEHLPSDLAQLEESILHGFLVKAASQAHAIKGLAANLSAGSLRQCASDLEAACRKDNGILAQDKLLLVKEASRRCLEIIRDRFSTIEKTLTE